The sequence CTAAAAACACTCAATTGATTGAAGCTAATCTGGAATTGGTGGAAAAGTACAAGGCCAAAGGATTTTGGCAAAAACTGGGCGAATTGGAACCCTTTACCGGGATTGCCACGGTTGACACTGAAAATGCCGTTGAAAGTTACCAGTTCAAATTGGAAGACTTGACTGTGACCGAGTTTCAAGAGACTCAAAATTCAGAAGAGGGGACAGAAGAAGCAGTTGCTGATGAGTGAAGAATTGTTCAACACACAGTCACTGCTGAAAACGAGTTATCTAAAAATTAGAATTATAAATCTAATTATATCGTTTAATTTAAACGAATTAGACCGCTAAGATGTCCCTCAAGCGTTGATTGAATCGGTCCAGCATTAACGTCGTCTTACCTCTCTCATTGCTATAGGGATACTTTTAGGCGGGGTTGCCCCGCCTCTTTTTCGGCGAGTCCAACACGGCTTGGGAGCAGAGGTTCCGTTCGGTAATTAGGATGACTTCAAACCTTAACGCAATCAACTTTGTAAAAAATACGCGTCTCGCGTTGACATCAGGAATTCGTCATGCCCTTACAACAATTAGTAGAATATTTTAATGATCGTCTGGAATGGGAACACCATACTAATTTCCGGCCTTTCATCATTGACAATGGCGTCGCCCGCGGGTTGTTCGGACCGGTCCAGATCAGCAGTGAATTAACCCCTCTGCGCGAGTTGGCAAAGCCTGAACAGATTGCCGGGTACACAGCCCAATTAAATGTAACGACGGCCGAGATCCCGGATTTATTGAGTCATGAACTGGATTTGTTGTTGTCTTTACCCGCACAGCAGGGTATCAATTCCGATTCCATCGTCAACTTTGACCGCTTGACGCGAACCGTTCATATGCTCAATTTTTTGCCACTGGCTCATGACGGCGGATTTTTGCAACTGGACGTTGATCCTCGCCATATCCTGGGTGTTAAGAAAGATCATGGCGCCTATTTCCAGGAAGTGATCAGTAAATGCGGATTGGAAGCGCATAACGTGGTCATCACGTTACGGGTCACCAGCACGTATAGAGCTTATTATCCGGCGTTGCTCAAAGGTCTGGAAAACTACCGTGAAAGAGGTTACAGGCTCGCCCTTCGCTTTGACTATCAAGCGCTGGGCAAGGCGACAAATGACTTGATTGCTGCGCTTGCCCCTGATTTTGTCAGTCTCTCCGGACGGCAACTGAGTACGCACCAGGATAATCAATTACTTGAAAAACTGGCGCGTTTACAGCTATTGACTCATAAAGAATTGGGCAAAACCATCCTGTTGGAAATTGGCGATAAACAGACCGCCGCCTTAGCCCGGAAAATTGGCTTTAATCTGGTTCAAGGCGCTTATTTTGAGTCCTACGGTCATCAAGAGGTGAAAGAACCGGTTCGTTTAGCGGCCAGTGGCGGCTAATCCCTGGAAGATTTTGATAATTTTTGAACAGCACGCGCTGTCATTGACAGCAAAAACCGATTTAACGCCGATTAACCGTATTGACAGGTTTGGGTTAATCGGACAGACTTACCACCATATTGCTACACGCTGACCGGACAACCGGAAGCCAGTGAGCCTCTTGATGGGGCCACTGGCTTTTTTTTGGCTTGTAGAAAATACACAGAGAGACAAACATGGCTCATTGGTATCCTGACAATTCACAATCCATCGGTAATACACCCCTGGTTAGGCTTAATCGCATTACCGAAGGTGCCCCGGTCACCTTATTGGCTAAAATCGAAGGCCGTAATCCGGCTTATTCCGTTAAATGCCGTATCGGTGCAGCCATGATCAATGACGCCGAACGCCAGGGTCTTTTAGGTGCAGGCAAAGAATTGATCGAACCGACCAGCGGCAATACCGGCATTGCCTTGGCCTTTGTTGCCGCCGCAAGAGGCATCCCGCTCACCTTGACGATGCCGGACACGATGAGTATTGAACGCCGCAAACTGCTGGTTGCTTATGGCGCCAAACTGGTCTTGACCGAAGGCGCCCAAGGCATGAAGGGGGCTATCGCCAAGGCCGAAGCAATTGCCGCGTCAGACCCTGACCGCTATATCCTGCTGCAGCAGTTCAAAAATCCTGCCAATCCCGCCATACACGAAGCGACCACGGGACCTGAAATCTGGGCCGACACCGAAGGCGCCATCGATATCCTGATCTCAGGGGTTGGCACGGGCGGCACGATCACCGGCGTTTCCCGGTATATCAAGCGTACCCAACATAAAGCGATACTGTCGGTAGCCGTCGAGCCATCCGACAGTCCCGTCCTAAGTCAGTTCCGTAACGGTGAGCCATTAGCACCCGGACCGCATAAAATTCAAGGCATCGGTGCCGGCTTCGTACCGGAAGTACTGGATTTATCCCTGGTTGATGAAATTGAATCGGTCAGCAATGAAGAGGCCATCACCTATGCCCGCCGCTTAGCGAAAGAGGAGGGCATATTAGCCGGTATTTCCTGCGGTGCCGCTGTGGCGGTCGCCGTGCGCGTCGCTAAACGCCCGGAACACAAGGGCAAAACCCTGGTGGTTATCCTGCCCGATTCCGGTGAGCGGTATTTGAGCTCAGCGCTGTTTGAAGGTGTTTTCGATGGTCAAGGCGCTGCCGTATGAGCTTGCCGGATAACGAGAAACGGTGGGACATCGATGCCCTGGTAACCGAACTCAGAGCCTTGCGTCTGCACTCTTTGGAAACGCGTCGCCGCCGCCATCACCCGCCAAAGCTGCCGTCTCGCAAGCGCTTGGGTCAGATTGTCGATAACCTAGGGGCCGTGCTGTTTCCCAATCGCTTGGGTCTGCCCGATCTAACCGATGAAGGCATCGATTACTTCGTCGGCCACACGCTGGATACCTTGTTGCGCGAGCTCAACCAGCAGATTCTGCTGGAACTGCAATTTATCGCCGAAGAGCAAAAAAGTCAGGGGGATACGGTCAAACAAGCCGCGGTCATCACCCATGAATTTGCCACCCGCTTACCCCGTGTCAGAACCCTGATAGACAGCGATATTCAGGCTGCTTATGAAGGTGATCCGGCCGCGCGAAGCTCGGATGAAGTGCTGGTGTGCTATCCGGGCATTCTGGCCATCCTCCATCATCGTCTCGCGCACCTGCTTTATAAACTCGGCGCCCCGCTGGTCGCGCGCATCATTACCGAAATTGCCCATTCGGCCACGGGTATCGATATTCACCCCGGCGCTCAAATTGCCGACAGCTTCTTTATCGACCATGGGACGGGCGTCGTCATCGGAGAAACCGCCGTGATCGGCCGCCATGTCAGGCTCTATCAAGCCGTAACCTTAGGTGCCAAGCGCTTTGACAAAGACGAACAGGGCCTGTTGGTTAAAGGCCATGCCCGCCATCCGATTGTCGAGGATGATGTAGTCATTTATGCCGGTGCGACGATACTCGGCCGGATCACCATCGGCCGCGGCTCGACCATCGGCGGTAACGTTTGGCTGACGCACAGCGTCGCCCCCGGCAGTCACATCAGTCAGGCACAAGTGCGCAGCGAGCTGTTCGAAGGCGGGGGAGGCATTTAACCGTTAACTTCTCAAGCTTGCGATTATCGCCAAGCGCTAGCAGCTAAATAACTAAAAAATGCGTCGCATCAGCGGCCCATACCCACACTCCATTACCATCAATACAATAGGAAACAACCATGTCAGATATTCATCAAGCCCATACCGCATTGGGCGACGTAGCCGCCCGCACCTTATCGAACGCCACCAAGACCGTGCCCATGATGGGCACCATCACCCCGCGCTGGCTGGTTCATCTGCTCCAATGGGTGCCGGTTGAAGCCGGTATTTACCGGGTCAACAAAGTTAAAAGTGAAACCAGCATTGCTGTCGACTGTTCCAGTCTGGATGAAAAAGTACTGCCGCAAACCTATGTCGATTATGAGGAATGGGGCCGTGAATACCGTTTGAATGCCGTCAACACCGTCCTTGACGTGCACACGCGCGTTGCGGATTTATACAGCAGTCCACACAATCAAATTCATGAACAGTTACGCCTGACCATAGAAACAGTCAAAGAACGTCAGGAAAGCGAGCTGATCAACAATGGCGAATACGGACTGTTGAACAATGTTGCCGAATCCCAAAAAGTTCAACCGCGCAACGGCGCACCCACGCCGGATGATTTGGACGAACTGATTGCCCGGGTTTGGAAGGAACCGGCGTTCTTTCTGGCCCACCCGCGTGCGATTGCGGCATTTGGCAGGGAAGCAACCCGTCGGGGCACGCCACCGCCCACAATCAGTTTGTTCGGTTCACAATTTTTGACGTGGCGCGGTTTGCCGTTGATTCCCACCGACAAGTTAAGGATTGTAGACGGCAAAACCAATATCTTATTGTTACGCACCGGCGAAAGCCGTCAAGGGGTTGTCGGTTTGTATCAACCTAATCTGACCGACGAATTGAGCATGGGCTTATCGGTGCGTTTTATGGGTATTAACCACAAAGCCATTGCGTCCTACCTCGTTTCGTTATATTGCTCATTGGCCATCTTGACCGAAG comes from Methylicorpusculum oleiharenae and encodes:
- a CDS encoding EAL domain-containing protein; the encoded protein is MPLQQLVEYFNDRLEWEHHTNFRPFIIDNGVARGLFGPVQISSELTPLRELAKPEQIAGYTAQLNVTTAEIPDLLSHELDLLLSLPAQQGINSDSIVNFDRLTRTVHMLNFLPLAHDGGFLQLDVDPRHILGVKKDHGAYFQEVISKCGLEAHNVVITLRVTSTYRAYYPALLKGLENYRERGYRLALRFDYQALGKATNDLIAALAPDFVSLSGRQLSTHQDNQLLEKLARLQLLTHKELGKTILLEIGDKQTAALARKIGFNLVQGAYFESYGHQEVKEPVRLAASGG
- the cysK gene encoding cysteine synthase A — its product is MAHWYPDNSQSIGNTPLVRLNRITEGAPVTLLAKIEGRNPAYSVKCRIGAAMINDAERQGLLGAGKELIEPTSGNTGIALAFVAAARGIPLTLTMPDTMSIERRKLLVAYGAKLVLTEGAQGMKGAIAKAEAIAASDPDRYILLQQFKNPANPAIHEATTGPEIWADTEGAIDILISGVGTGGTITGVSRYIKRTQHKAILSVAVEPSDSPVLSQFRNGEPLAPGPHKIQGIGAGFVPEVLDLSLVDEIESVSNEEAITYARRLAKEEGILAGISCGAAVAVAVRVAKRPEHKGKTLVVILPDSGERYLSSALFEGVFDGQGAAV
- the epsC gene encoding serine O-acetyltransferase EpsC, which gives rise to MRLHSLETRRRRHHPPKLPSRKRLGQIVDNLGAVLFPNRLGLPDLTDEGIDYFVGHTLDTLLRELNQQILLELQFIAEEQKSQGDTVKQAAVITHEFATRLPRVRTLIDSDIQAAYEGDPAARSSDEVLVCYPGILAILHHRLAHLLYKLGAPLVARIITEIAHSATGIDIHPGAQIADSFFIDHGTGVVIGETAVIGRHVRLYQAVTLGAKRFDKDEQGLLVKGHARHPIVEDDVVIYAGATILGRITIGRGSTIGGNVWLTHSVAPGSHISQAQVRSELFEGGGGI
- a CDS encoding family 2A encapsulin nanocompartment shell protein; the encoded protein is MSDIHQAHTALGDVAARTLSNATKTVPMMGTITPRWLVHLLQWVPVEAGIYRVNKVKSETSIAVDCSSLDEKVLPQTYVDYEEWGREYRLNAVNTVLDVHTRVADLYSSPHNQIHEQLRLTIETVKERQESELINNGEYGLLNNVAESQKVQPRNGAPTPDDLDELIARVWKEPAFFLAHPRAIAAFGREATRRGTPPPTISLFGSQFLTWRGLPLIPTDKLRIVDGKTNILLLRTGESRQGVVGLYQPNLTDELSMGLSVRFMGINHKAIASYLVSLYCSLAILTEDAIGVLENVEIGQYYDYK